Proteins from one Ardenticatena maritima genomic window:
- a CDS encoding ferric reductase-like transmembrane domain-containing protein: protein MTAQKPYEFDEYPPALAWQLVVLMLLAAALGAISAVFLLPAWLPGLTASLFGEAPKAYWYLARSSGVVAYILLWLSMVFGVMMTNKLARLWPGGPTAFDAHQFTSLLGLAFALFHAIILLGDEYIQSGLVNVLVPFTYDYRPEWVGVGQMAFYAMAIIAFSFYVRQQIGRRAWRLIHYLSFLTYLAALAHGITAGTDTTTRFMQSLYWGSGGLLLFLTIYRIQHSILSRRERAAKKAAHRAKAHQPPSATNA, encoded by the coding sequence ATGACAGCCCAAAAACCCTACGAATTCGATGAATATCCGCCGGCGTTAGCCTGGCAACTGGTGGTGCTGATGTTGCTGGCGGCCGCACTGGGAGCAATCAGCGCAGTCTTTCTCCTGCCCGCCTGGTTGCCTGGCTTGACCGCCTCGCTCTTTGGAGAAGCGCCCAAAGCCTACTGGTATCTGGCGCGGTCGAGCGGCGTGGTGGCGTACATCTTGCTCTGGCTTTCCATGGTCTTTGGCGTGATGATGACCAACAAACTGGCGCGGCTCTGGCCGGGCGGTCCCACCGCCTTCGATGCGCATCAGTTCACCAGCCTGCTCGGCCTGGCTTTTGCCCTCTTCCACGCCATCATTCTGCTTGGCGACGAATACATCCAATCGGGGCTGGTCAATGTGCTGGTACCCTTCACCTACGACTACCGCCCTGAATGGGTTGGTGTGGGGCAGATGGCGTTCTACGCCATGGCAATCATCGCTTTCAGCTTCTACGTGCGCCAGCAAATTGGGCGACGTGCATGGCGGCTCATCCACTACCTGAGTTTTCTGACATACCTGGCGGCGCTGGCGCACGGCATCACAGCCGGCACCGACACCACCACGCGCTTCATGCAATCGCTCTATTGGGGAAGTGGTGGACTGCTGCTCTTCTTGACGATCTATCGCATTCAACACAGTATCTTGTCACGCCGTGAACGCGCTGCGAAAAAAGCGGCGCATCGCGCCAAAGCCCACCAACCGCCATCGGCAACCAACGCCTAA
- a CDS encoding adenylate/guanylate cyclase domain-containing protein: MQYKRILPTIWHELITNALHYPVLNMLLEWFVLSQTAYFLSADPYLLLVSALVQAVALAMIRENRRPALLFVANMVGVFTYSLLETTLEGMEFWQAPHHLLYWLYSLIIATCAAWHARRNASLALLGMYFARSLALLAVYSLGEYYLAQNGSFSPMQILSDPTHMLMSVAVPLLGLLGGLAEVEANRNFTLLKNANQRLHTYARWLLGDAILNELMQNPRAGEPRWRERTILFCDVRNFTAWCETESPENVMYTLEEWYQHVESVWAVYPPIRYKFTADEVMAVFADPVTALHAALRLNAVNARFWHPRGLSAGIGLHHGPVIEGLIGGEEVKYYDVLGDTVNTAQRIEKHARGQQILVSEQFYQHVPPEFEASEPLLIEPKGKAPLPVRIVHRFVEKQETTSILQS, translated from the coding sequence ATGCAATACAAACGCATTCTCCCTACTATCTGGCATGAACTGATCACAAACGCACTGCATTATCCTGTACTCAATATGTTGCTGGAATGGTTTGTGCTTTCACAAACCGCCTATTTTCTGAGCGCCGACCCCTATCTCTTGCTTGTCAGCGCACTCGTGCAGGCGGTGGCACTCGCCATGATACGCGAAAACCGCCGCCCGGCCTTGCTCTTTGTCGCTAACATGGTCGGTGTTTTCACCTACAGCCTGCTGGAAACAACTTTGGAGGGCATGGAATTCTGGCAAGCGCCGCATCACCTGCTCTACTGGCTGTATAGCCTCATCATCGCGACATGTGCGGCATGGCATGCACGGCGTAACGCCTCGCTCGCCTTGCTGGGAATGTACTTCGCCCGTTCACTGGCACTGCTGGCAGTCTATAGCCTGGGCGAATACTACCTGGCACAAAATGGCTCGTTTTCGCCCATGCAAATCCTGAGCGACCCCACCCACATGCTCATGAGCGTCGCCGTTCCACTGTTGGGGTTGCTGGGTGGACTGGCGGAAGTGGAAGCCAATCGCAACTTCACACTTTTGAAGAACGCCAACCAACGCCTGCACACCTATGCGCGCTGGCTGCTGGGCGACGCCATTTTGAATGAACTCATGCAGAACCCGCGAGCCGGCGAACCACGTTGGCGCGAGCGCACCATCCTGTTCTGCGACGTGCGCAACTTCACGGCCTGGTGCGAAACCGAATCCCCGGAAAATGTCATGTACACGCTGGAAGAATGGTACCAGCACGTTGAATCTGTCTGGGCGGTTTATCCCCCCATTCGCTACAAATTCACCGCCGATGAAGTCATGGCCGTGTTTGCCGACCCCGTCACAGCCCTGCATGCCGCCCTGCGCTTGAACGCGGTCAACGCACGCTTCTGGCATCCACGCGGGCTGAGCGCAGGCATCGGTCTGCATCATGGACCGGTGATTGAGGGGCTGATAGGTGGAGAGGAAGTCAAGTACTACGACGTGTTGGGGGATACCGTCAACACCGCGCAACGCATTGAAAAACATGCTCGCGGGCAACAAATTTTGGTTTCGGAGCAATTCTATCAGCACGTACCACCCGAGTTTGAAGCCAGCGAGCCTTTGTTGATTGAACCCAAAGGCAAAGCCCCTTTACCGGTGCGCATTGTGCATCGGTTCGTAGAAAAACAAGAGACAACATCCATTTTGCAATCATAA
- a CDS encoding FAD:protein FMN transferase: MRLIQFRAMGCHIEARLDTDNEKTATVLAQVPAWFEAWEQALSRFRPDSELNQLNAQAGRGAVPVSETVWDVLQAALAAANATDGLVTPTILPALKEAGYTTSFDQLPKSQPVGAAPDPQAIIQSAQAWRDIRTNPVRRTVALPPGVQLDFGGIAKGWAAEEAAKRLGRYAPALVDAGGDIAVSGPQRNGHPWLILVASPFDDGDIDAIALAGGVVATSGRDYRRWLKGTQWQHHIIDPRTGRPADTDLVSVTVIARTAVRAELAAKTVLILGSEAGMRWLEAQKDIAALLVRETGDVLPSPFWHLFRWPYQQAAGG, encoded by the coding sequence ATGCGTTTGATTCAATTTCGGGCGATGGGCTGCCACATTGAAGCGCGGCTCGACACCGACAACGAGAAAACCGCCACCGTGCTCGCGCAGGTGCCGGCATGGTTTGAAGCCTGGGAGCAGGCATTGAGCCGTTTTCGCCCGGACAGCGAGCTCAACCAGCTCAATGCGCAAGCCGGCCGGGGGGCGGTGCCGGTGTCGGAGACGGTTTGGGACGTGCTGCAAGCCGCGCTGGCAGCCGCCAACGCCACCGACGGGCTGGTCACGCCCACTATTCTCCCCGCCCTCAAAGAGGCGGGCTACACCACCTCGTTCGATCAATTGCCCAAAAGCCAGCCCGTCGGCGCAGCGCCCGACCCCCAAGCCATCATCCAGAGCGCCCAAGCCTGGCGCGACATCCGCACCAATCCGGTGCGTCGCACCGTCGCTTTGCCGCCTGGCGTGCAACTGGATTTCGGCGGCATTGCCAAAGGGTGGGCGGCGGAAGAAGCCGCCAAGCGCCTGGGACGCTACGCGCCGGCATTGGTGGACGCGGGCGGCGACATTGCCGTCAGCGGGCCACAGCGGAACGGCCACCCCTGGCTCATTCTGGTTGCTTCGCCCTTTGATGACGGCGACATTGACGCCATCGCCCTGGCGGGCGGCGTGGTCGCCACCTCCGGGCGCGACTATCGGCGCTGGCTGAAGGGGACGCAATGGCAACACCACATCATTGACCCGCGCACCGGACGCCCCGCCGACACCGACCTGGTCAGTGTCACGGTCATTGCTCGCACAGCCGTGCGCGCCGAATTAGCCGCCAAAACCGTGCTCATCCTCGGTTCGGAAGCAGGCATGCGCTGGCTCGAAGCGCAAAAGGACATCGCCGCGCTTTTGGTGCGCGAAACCGGCGACGTCTTGCCTTCACCCTTCTGGCATCTGTTTCGCTGGCCGTACCAGCAGGCGGCAGGAGGATAA
- a CDS encoding sensor histidine kinase, giving the protein MQPPPHKRRHAPSLRALLLWPSLVLATVGLLVIVIWAGLWIQRLFISQAEQELEIEAFLIANALRDPLENYLSAQFPSGRPLGNLVLSYAADTGARIIITLPDGRIVFSSEANVPFDHLPLTTELQAALAQSEQHDIRPDDFGTGEQRLYAAAPIVGEDGIIGLVQLSIPYAPIQQQIWSVWVRTGSMAALVIGALTLALLWLARTLSAPIIHLTTVAERMAQGHLDTPITPKGPAEIQRLALAFATMAQRIREMLAQQQQFAAHAAHELRSPLASIRLRLEMIQRMAANGQSEQIQQYLRDTETQLTHLETLVNDLLLLASLEKAEETARQPIDLAPLLYELVDEMAAELRQHRLRVEMDVPPHLPPIAGHPSHVRVALGNVLDNAIKYSPDGQRIAIRARETSEHLIIEVQDWGMGIAPEEMPHLFDRFYRSKAVRGANIRGTGLGLALVKAIVEQHHGRVEVESEPGKGTTFRFIFPLASMSEPARAHKS; this is encoded by the coding sequence ATGCAACCACCACCCCATAAACGCCGACACGCGCCAAGCCTGCGCGCCTTGTTGCTCTGGCCCTCCCTCGTTCTGGCGACGGTGGGATTGCTTGTGATTGTCATCTGGGCGGGATTGTGGATTCAACGGCTCTTCATCAGCCAGGCAGAACAAGAGCTCGAAATTGAAGCCTTTTTGATCGCCAACGCCTTGCGCGACCCGCTGGAAAACTATCTCTCCGCCCAATTTCCCAGCGGTCGCCCCTTGGGCAACCTCGTGCTCTCCTACGCCGCCGACACCGGCGCACGCATCATCATCACCTTGCCCGATGGGCGCATTGTTTTCAGCTCCGAAGCCAACGTACCGTTTGACCACCTGCCGCTCACAACCGAATTACAAGCGGCGCTGGCGCAAAGCGAACAACACGACATCCGTCCCGATGATTTTGGTACAGGGGAACAACGGCTCTACGCCGCCGCGCCCATCGTGGGCGAAGACGGCATCATAGGGCTTGTGCAACTCTCCATTCCATACGCCCCTATCCAGCAACAAATCTGGTCGGTTTGGGTGCGTACCGGAAGCATGGCGGCGCTCGTCATCGGCGCGTTGACACTGGCACTGCTCTGGCTGGCGCGGACGCTCAGCGCCCCCATCATTCACCTGACAACCGTCGCTGAGCGTATGGCGCAAGGGCACCTGGATACCCCCATCACGCCCAAAGGACCCGCCGAAATTCAACGCCTGGCGCTGGCATTCGCGACGATGGCGCAGCGCATCCGCGAAATGCTGGCACAACAGCAACAATTCGCCGCCCACGCCGCCCACGAACTCCGTTCGCCCCTGGCAAGCATTCGCTTGCGCCTGGAAATGATACAACGCATGGCGGCAAACGGGCAGAGCGAACAGATACAACAATACCTGCGCGATACCGAGACGCAACTCACTCATCTGGAAACGCTGGTCAACGATTTGTTGCTTCTGGCTTCGCTTGAAAAAGCCGAAGAAACAGCCCGCCAACCGATTGACCTGGCACCGCTCCTGTACGAATTGGTGGACGAAATGGCGGCGGAACTGCGCCAACACCGTTTGCGCGTCGAGATGGACGTGCCGCCCCATCTGCCGCCCATTGCCGGGCATCCCTCGCATGTGCGCGTGGCGCTTGGCAATGTACTTGATAACGCCATCAAATACTCGCCCGACGGGCAACGCATTGCCATTCGGGCACGCGAAACGTCAGAGCACCTCATCATAGAAGTCCAGGATTGGGGGATGGGGATTGCCCCCGAGGAAATGCCCCACTTGTTCGACCGCTTCTACCGCAGCAAAGCGGTGCGCGGGGCAAACATTCGTGGGACGGGGTTGGGGTTGGCGCTGGTCAAAGCCATTGTGGAACAGCACCATGGGCGGGTCGAAGTCGAAAGCGAGCCAGGCAAGGGGACCACGTTCAGGTTCATCTTTCCCCTCGCGTCGATGTCTGAACCAGCGCGCGCACACAAGAGTTGA
- a CDS encoding response regulator transcription factor, with protein sequence MTEKATILLIEDNREIADPLVFGLQQEGYVVHHALTGEEGLELAQMHHPDLILLDIMLPGMDGFDVCRRLRATSGTPILMLTARSQELDRVMGLELGADDYITKPFSFRELLARVRAMLRRRELDRREFNAAQAATEATPPSLITIHDLRLDTHARMVWKGDEPISLSAREFDLLRYLVEHAGQALHRQEILDAVWGTDWIGDPRTLDVHIHWLREKLGDVPSNPCYIQTVRGYGYRFVAPEDHADDATTTP encoded by the coding sequence ATGACTGAAAAAGCGACCATTCTGCTCATCGAAGACAACCGAGAAATCGCCGACCCGCTGGTCTTCGGCTTGCAACAAGAGGGGTACGTGGTGCATCATGCGCTCACCGGCGAAGAGGGGCTGGAACTGGCGCAGATGCACCACCCCGACCTCATTCTGCTCGACATCATGTTGCCCGGCATGGATGGGTTCGACGTCTGTCGCCGTTTGCGCGCCACATCAGGCACCCCCATTCTCATGCTCACCGCCCGGTCGCAAGAGCTTGACCGCGTTATGGGGCTTGAACTCGGCGCAGACGACTACATCACCAAACCGTTCAGTTTTCGTGAACTGCTGGCGCGTGTGCGCGCCATGTTGCGCCGCCGCGAACTCGACCGCCGCGAATTCAACGCCGCGCAAGCAGCAACCGAAGCAACGCCCCCATCGCTCATCACCATTCACGATTTGCGACTCGACACACACGCCCGCATGGTGTGGAAAGGGGACGAACCCATCTCCCTTTCAGCACGCGAATTCGATTTGTTGCGGTATCTTGTGGAACACGCGGGGCAAGCCCTGCATCGTCAAGAAATTCTCGACGCAGTGTGGGGCACGGATTGGATCGGCGATCCCCGCACGCTCGATGTGCACATTCACTGGTTGCGTGAAAAATTAGGCGATGTCCCATCGAACCCGTGCTATATCCAGACTGTGCGCGGCTACGGCTATCGTTTTGTCGCACCAGAAGACCATGCAGACGATGCAACCACCACCCCATAA